The following proteins are encoded in a genomic region of Anser cygnoides isolate HZ-2024a breed goose chromosome 13, Taihu_goose_T2T_genome, whole genome shotgun sequence:
- the LOC125183577 gene encoding uncharacterized protein isoform X1 has translation MCPGRRCWGLGSLLLLLLLGRNLGFLVEIPQDAVSGTVGQSVLLPISYTFNSSPHFPMSIKWTFGHPSQVITSGTLLDCSLGAGGAPKNCTAKCFPNASHSGRVELFPENASLLLRDLRLSDSGVYNVSFVQQQQSRHITLTVLQQPVPTGPSSEGRNLGFLVEIPQDAVNGTVGQSVLLPVSYTFNSSPRFPMSIKWTFGHPSQVIIIGTLLDCSLGAGGAPKNCTAKCFPNASHSGRVELFPENASLLLRDLKLSDSGVYNVSFVQQQQSRHITLTVLEQPVPLDPSCESKCPSCYHGRIPVPPDGDSTGPLQRCPRGGGSLPQPHLRSPTTGTCQGAGGMAARIPCYILGGCYCFILLLLQLLFHLCWLRGSRQQQGRRGEACGCCWGEGSQRAGAARAGTPGWQQQPPRSAQAE, from the exons ATGTGTCCCGGCCGGCGCTGCTGGGGCCTcggctccctcctgctgctgctgctgctcg GGAGAAACCTGGGCTTCCTCGTGGAAATCCCGCAGGATGCAGTCAGTGGCACCGTGGGGCAGTCCGTGCTCCTGCCCATCTCCTACACATTCAACAGCTCCCCTCACTTCCCAATGTCAATTAAGTGGACGTTTGGTCACCCCTCACAAGTAATCACCAGCGGCACATTGCTGGACTgctccctgggtgctgggggggctcccaaGAACTGTACCGCAAAATGTTTCCCCAATGCTTCACATTCGGGCCGTGTTGAGCTCTTCCCCGAGAACGCATCCCTGCTGCTGCGGGACCTGAGGCTCAGTGACAGCGGGGTGTACAACGTCAGCTTTGTACAGCAACAACAAAGCAGGCACATCACCCTGACGGTGCTTCAGCAGCCTGTCCCCACAGGCCCTTCCAGTGAAG GGAGAAACCTGGGCTTCCTCGTGGAAATCCCGCAGGATGCAGTCAATGGCACCGTGGGGCAGTCCGTGCTCCTGCCCGTCTCCTACACATTCAACAGCTCCCCTCGCTTCCCAATGTCAATTAAGTGGACGTTTGGTCACCCCTCACAAGTAATCATCATTGGCACATTGCTGGACTgctccctgggtgctgggggggctcccaaGAACTGTACCGCAAAATGTTTCCCCAATGCTTCACATTCGGGCCGTGTTGAGCTCTTCCCCGAGAACGCATCCCTGCTGCTGCGGGACCTGAAGCTCAGTGACAGCGGGGTGTACAACGTCAGCTTTGTACAGCAACAACAAAGCAGGCACATCACCCTGACTGTGCTCGAGCAGCCTGTCCCCCTGGATCCGTCCTGTGAAAGTAAGTGTCCCTCATGCTACCATGGAAGAATTCCTGTCCCTCCTGATGGGGACAGCACAGGACCCCTGCAGAGGTGTCCCAGAGGAGGTGGCAGCCTCCCGCAGCCGCATCTCCGCTCTCCTACCACAGGAACTTGTCAAGGAGCAGGAGGGATGGCCGCACGCATCCCTTGCTACATCCTGGGAGGCTGCTACTGCTtcatcctgctgctcctgcagctgctcttccACCTGTGCTGGCTGCGGGGCagccgccagcagcagggcagacGTGGGGAAgcctgcggctgctgctggggagaggggagccAGCGTGCgggagcagccagggctggcaccccaggctggcagcagcagccgccccgcAGTGCCCAGGCAGAATGA
- the TMLHE gene encoding trimethyllysine dioxygenase, mitochondrial isoform X1 — protein MAALSDLPRLDGGRRSSRGFPPLGGLAPPRERGAGPGLRRRLAAARQQAQPQRPPSPAAEERCPPGAARAGAGAPPGTAPRTPGPGSAPSCSSPRPRMWCRRLACLLGLPCWRSGRAGHGSLGLPRGTRTVPAAAARCHHTAPESLSCAWQLHGDHLELRYANTLMRFDFVWLRDHCRSASCYNAKTNQRSLDTASVDLGIKPKAVRVDETTLFLTWPDGHVTRYGLEWLVKNSYEGQKQRVMHPRILWNAEIYRQAQVPSVDCRSFLETDEGLKEFLQNFLLYGIAFVENVTPTKEDTQILAERISLIRETIYGRMWYFTSDFSRGDTAYTKLALDRHTDTTYFQEPCGIQVFHCLKHEGTGGRTLLVDGFYAAEQVLRQAPDQFELLSKVPLKHEYVENVGDCHNHMIGVGPVLNVYPWNNELYLIRYNNYDRAVINTVPYDVVHRWYTAHRTLTAELRRPENELWVKLKPGKALFIDNWRVLHGREAFTGYRQLCGCYLTRDDVLNTARLLGLQA, from the exons ATGGCGGCGCTCTCAGACCTCCCACGTCTCGATGGCGGGCGGCGCTCTAGCCGCGGCTTCCCTCCTCTCGGTGGCCTGGCCCCGCCTCGggagcggggggcggggccggggctgcggcggcgcCTGGCGGCGG caaggcagcaggcccagccccagcggccgcccagccccgcagcggAGGAGCGATGCCCACCGGGGGCGGCCCGGGCAGGAGCGGGGGCaccccccggcacggcccctCGGACGCCGGGCCCCGGCTCTGCGCCCTCCTGTAGCTCGCCCAGGCCCAG GATGTGGTGCCGGAGGCTGGCGTGCCTGCTGGGCCTGCCCTGCTGGCGGAGCGGACGCGCCGGGCATGGCTCGCTGGGGCTTCCCCGCGGCACAAGGACCGTCCCCGCTGCTGCGGCTCGCTGCCATCACACGGCCCCGGAGTCCCTGAGCTGTGCCTGGCAGCTGCACGGCGATCACCTGG AGCTCAGGTATGCAAACACGCTGATGCGCTTCGATTTCGTCTGGCTGCGGGACCACTGCCGCTCAGCTTCCTGCTACAACGCCAAGACAAACCAGCGCAGCTTGGACACAGCTAGCGTGGACCTGGGAATCAAACCCAAGGCTGTCCGAGTGGATGAGACCACACTCTTCCTCACGT GGCCGGATGGGCACGTTACGCGGTACGGGCTGGAGTGGCTGGTGAAGAACAGCTACGAGGGGCAGAAGCAGCGGGTCATGCACCCGCGGATCCTCTGGAACGCAGAAATCTACCGCCAAGCCCAGGTCCCATCCGTCGACTGCCGGAGCTTCCTGGAGACAGACGAAGGGCTGAAGGAGTTCCTGCAAAACTTCCTGTTGTATGGGATCGCTTTTGTTGAGAATGTCACTCCCACCAAAGAGGACACGCAAATCTTAGCAGAAAGGATCAGCTTAATCAG GGAGACCATTTATGGCAGAATGTGGTACTTCACCTCCGACTTCTCCCGGGGAGACACTGCCTACACCAAGCTGGCTCTGGATCGGCACACCGACACAACCTATTTCCAGGAGCCCTGCGG CATCCAAGTATTTCACTGCCTCAAGCACGAGGGGACGGGCGGGCGGACGCTGCTGGTGGATGGCTTCTACGCGGCGGAGCAGGTTCTCCGGCAAGCCCCCGATCAATTTGAGCTGCTAAGCAAGGTGCCACTGAAGCACGAGTACGTCGAGAACGTGGGAGATTGTCACAACCACATGATCGGAGTTGGGCCAGTCCTCAACGTCTATCCCTGGAACAACGAACTTTATCTGATCAG ATACAATAACTACGATCGTGCAGTCATCAACACTGTGCCTTACGATGTTGTACATCGCTGGTACACTGCTCACCGCACACTCACCGCCGAGCTCAGGAGACCTGAAAATGAGCTGTGGGTCAAACTGAAGCCAGGCAAG GCACTCTTCATAGACAACTGGCGCGTCCTGCACGGGCGGGAAGCGTTCACAGGGTACCGCCAGCTCTGTGGCTGCTACCTGACGAGAGACGATGTGCTGAACACCGCACGCTTACTGGGACTGCAAGCCTAG
- the TMLHE gene encoding trimethyllysine dioxygenase, mitochondrial isoform X2 has protein sequence MRQARCSVQCLHRNLSCFDRGAELEIEDLTLVKVSLPLHEGMWCRRLACLLGLPCWRSGRAGHGSLGLPRGTRTVPAAAARCHHTAPESLSCAWQLHGDHLELRYANTLMRFDFVWLRDHCRSASCYNAKTNQRSLDTASVDLGIKPKAVRVDETTLFLTWPDGHVTRYGLEWLVKNSYEGQKQRVMHPRILWNAEIYRQAQVPSVDCRSFLETDEGLKEFLQNFLLYGIAFVENVTPTKEDTQILAERISLIRETIYGRMWYFTSDFSRGDTAYTKLALDRHTDTTYFQEPCGIQVFHCLKHEGTGGRTLLVDGFYAAEQVLRQAPDQFELLSKVPLKHEYVENVGDCHNHMIGVGPVLNVYPWNNELYLIRYNNYDRAVINTVPYDVVHRWYTAHRTLTAELRRPENELWVKLKPGKALFIDNWRVLHGREAFTGYRQLCGCYLTRDDVLNTARLLGLQA, from the exons ATGAGGCAAGCACGATGCTCCGTACAGTGTCTGCACAGGAACTTGTCTTGCTTTGACAGAGGGGCAGAGTTGGAAATTGAAGATCTCACCCTTGTGAAAGTCAGTTTGCCTTTACATGAAGG GATGTGGTGCCGGAGGCTGGCGTGCCTGCTGGGCCTGCCCTGCTGGCGGAGCGGACGCGCCGGGCATGGCTCGCTGGGGCTTCCCCGCGGCACAAGGACCGTCCCCGCTGCTGCGGCTCGCTGCCATCACACGGCCCCGGAGTCCCTGAGCTGTGCCTGGCAGCTGCACGGCGATCACCTGG AGCTCAGGTATGCAAACACGCTGATGCGCTTCGATTTCGTCTGGCTGCGGGACCACTGCCGCTCAGCTTCCTGCTACAACGCCAAGACAAACCAGCGCAGCTTGGACACAGCTAGCGTGGACCTGGGAATCAAACCCAAGGCTGTCCGAGTGGATGAGACCACACTCTTCCTCACGT GGCCGGATGGGCACGTTACGCGGTACGGGCTGGAGTGGCTGGTGAAGAACAGCTACGAGGGGCAGAAGCAGCGGGTCATGCACCCGCGGATCCTCTGGAACGCAGAAATCTACCGCCAAGCCCAGGTCCCATCCGTCGACTGCCGGAGCTTCCTGGAGACAGACGAAGGGCTGAAGGAGTTCCTGCAAAACTTCCTGTTGTATGGGATCGCTTTTGTTGAGAATGTCACTCCCACCAAAGAGGACACGCAAATCTTAGCAGAAAGGATCAGCTTAATCAG GGAGACCATTTATGGCAGAATGTGGTACTTCACCTCCGACTTCTCCCGGGGAGACACTGCCTACACCAAGCTGGCTCTGGATCGGCACACCGACACAACCTATTTCCAGGAGCCCTGCGG CATCCAAGTATTTCACTGCCTCAAGCACGAGGGGACGGGCGGGCGGACGCTGCTGGTGGATGGCTTCTACGCGGCGGAGCAGGTTCTCCGGCAAGCCCCCGATCAATTTGAGCTGCTAAGCAAGGTGCCACTGAAGCACGAGTACGTCGAGAACGTGGGAGATTGTCACAACCACATGATCGGAGTTGGGCCAGTCCTCAACGTCTATCCCTGGAACAACGAACTTTATCTGATCAG ATACAATAACTACGATCGTGCAGTCATCAACACTGTGCCTTACGATGTTGTACATCGCTGGTACACTGCTCACCGCACACTCACCGCCGAGCTCAGGAGACCTGAAAATGAGCTGTGGGTCAAACTGAAGCCAGGCAAG GCACTCTTCATAGACAACTGGCGCGTCCTGCACGGGCGGGAAGCGTTCACAGGGTACCGCCAGCTCTGTGGCTGCTACCTGACGAGAGACGATGTGCTGAACACCGCACGCTTACTGGGACTGCAAGCCTAG
- the TMLHE gene encoding trimethyllysine dioxygenase, mitochondrial isoform X4, with protein MWCRRLACLLGLPCWRSGRAGHGSLGLPRGTRTVPAAAARCHHTAPESLSCAWQLHGDHLELRYANTLMRFDFVWLRDHCRSASCYNAKTNQRSLDTASVDLGIKPKAVRVDETTLFLTWPDGHVTRYGLEWLVKNSYEGQKQRVMHPRILWNAEIYRQAQVPSVDCRSFLETDEGLKEFLQNFLLYGIAFVENVTPTKEDTQILAERISLIRETIYGRMWYFTSDFSRGDTAYTKLALDRHTDTTYFQEPCGIQVFHCLKHEGTGGRTLLVDGFYAAEQVLRQAPDQFELLSKVPLKHEYVENVGDCHNHMIGVGPVLNVYPWNNELYLIRYNNYDRAVINTVPYDVVHRWYTAHRTLTAELRRPENELWVKLKPGKALFIDNWRVLHGREAFTGYRQLCGCYLTRDDVLNTARLLGLQA; from the exons ATGTGGTGCCGGAGGCTGGCGTGCCTGCTGGGCCTGCCCTGCTGGCGGAGCGGACGCGCCGGGCATGGCTCGCTGGGGCTTCCCCGCGGCACAAGGACCGTCCCCGCTGCTGCGGCTCGCTGCCATCACACGGCCCCGGAGTCCCTGAGCTGTGCCTGGCAGCTGCACGGCGATCACCTGG AGCTCAGGTATGCAAACACGCTGATGCGCTTCGATTTCGTCTGGCTGCGGGACCACTGCCGCTCAGCTTCCTGCTACAACGCCAAGACAAACCAGCGCAGCTTGGACACAGCTAGCGTGGACCTGGGAATCAAACCCAAGGCTGTCCGAGTGGATGAGACCACACTCTTCCTCACGT GGCCGGATGGGCACGTTACGCGGTACGGGCTGGAGTGGCTGGTGAAGAACAGCTACGAGGGGCAGAAGCAGCGGGTCATGCACCCGCGGATCCTCTGGAACGCAGAAATCTACCGCCAAGCCCAGGTCCCATCCGTCGACTGCCGGAGCTTCCTGGAGACAGACGAAGGGCTGAAGGAGTTCCTGCAAAACTTCCTGTTGTATGGGATCGCTTTTGTTGAGAATGTCACTCCCACCAAAGAGGACACGCAAATCTTAGCAGAAAGGATCAGCTTAATCAG GGAGACCATTTATGGCAGAATGTGGTACTTCACCTCCGACTTCTCCCGGGGAGACACTGCCTACACCAAGCTGGCTCTGGATCGGCACACCGACACAACCTATTTCCAGGAGCCCTGCGG CATCCAAGTATTTCACTGCCTCAAGCACGAGGGGACGGGCGGGCGGACGCTGCTGGTGGATGGCTTCTACGCGGCGGAGCAGGTTCTCCGGCAAGCCCCCGATCAATTTGAGCTGCTAAGCAAGGTGCCACTGAAGCACGAGTACGTCGAGAACGTGGGAGATTGTCACAACCACATGATCGGAGTTGGGCCAGTCCTCAACGTCTATCCCTGGAACAACGAACTTTATCTGATCAG ATACAATAACTACGATCGTGCAGTCATCAACACTGTGCCTTACGATGTTGTACATCGCTGGTACACTGCTCACCGCACACTCACCGCCGAGCTCAGGAGACCTGAAAATGAGCTGTGGGTCAAACTGAAGCCAGGCAAG GCACTCTTCATAGACAACTGGCGCGTCCTGCACGGGCGGGAAGCGTTCACAGGGTACCGCCAGCTCTGTGGCTGCTACCTGACGAGAGACGATGTGCTGAACACCGCACGCTTACTGGGACTGCAAGCCTAG
- the TMLHE gene encoding trimethyllysine dioxygenase, mitochondrial isoform X3, which produces MDLKGNLVLKPCSWCISLVSRMWCRRLACLLGLPCWRSGRAGHGSLGLPRGTRTVPAAAARCHHTAPESLSCAWQLHGDHLELRYANTLMRFDFVWLRDHCRSASCYNAKTNQRSLDTASVDLGIKPKAVRVDETTLFLTWPDGHVTRYGLEWLVKNSYEGQKQRVMHPRILWNAEIYRQAQVPSVDCRSFLETDEGLKEFLQNFLLYGIAFVENVTPTKEDTQILAERISLIRETIYGRMWYFTSDFSRGDTAYTKLALDRHTDTTYFQEPCGIQVFHCLKHEGTGGRTLLVDGFYAAEQVLRQAPDQFELLSKVPLKHEYVENVGDCHNHMIGVGPVLNVYPWNNELYLIRYNNYDRAVINTVPYDVVHRWYTAHRTLTAELRRPENELWVKLKPGKALFIDNWRVLHGREAFTGYRQLCGCYLTRDDVLNTARLLGLQA; this is translated from the exons ATGGATTTAAAGGGAAATTTGGTCTTGAAACCTTGCAGCTGGTGCATTTCACTGGTGTCCAG GATGTGGTGCCGGAGGCTGGCGTGCCTGCTGGGCCTGCCCTGCTGGCGGAGCGGACGCGCCGGGCATGGCTCGCTGGGGCTTCCCCGCGGCACAAGGACCGTCCCCGCTGCTGCGGCTCGCTGCCATCACACGGCCCCGGAGTCCCTGAGCTGTGCCTGGCAGCTGCACGGCGATCACCTGG AGCTCAGGTATGCAAACACGCTGATGCGCTTCGATTTCGTCTGGCTGCGGGACCACTGCCGCTCAGCTTCCTGCTACAACGCCAAGACAAACCAGCGCAGCTTGGACACAGCTAGCGTGGACCTGGGAATCAAACCCAAGGCTGTCCGAGTGGATGAGACCACACTCTTCCTCACGT GGCCGGATGGGCACGTTACGCGGTACGGGCTGGAGTGGCTGGTGAAGAACAGCTACGAGGGGCAGAAGCAGCGGGTCATGCACCCGCGGATCCTCTGGAACGCAGAAATCTACCGCCAAGCCCAGGTCCCATCCGTCGACTGCCGGAGCTTCCTGGAGACAGACGAAGGGCTGAAGGAGTTCCTGCAAAACTTCCTGTTGTATGGGATCGCTTTTGTTGAGAATGTCACTCCCACCAAAGAGGACACGCAAATCTTAGCAGAAAGGATCAGCTTAATCAG GGAGACCATTTATGGCAGAATGTGGTACTTCACCTCCGACTTCTCCCGGGGAGACACTGCCTACACCAAGCTGGCTCTGGATCGGCACACCGACACAACCTATTTCCAGGAGCCCTGCGG CATCCAAGTATTTCACTGCCTCAAGCACGAGGGGACGGGCGGGCGGACGCTGCTGGTGGATGGCTTCTACGCGGCGGAGCAGGTTCTCCGGCAAGCCCCCGATCAATTTGAGCTGCTAAGCAAGGTGCCACTGAAGCACGAGTACGTCGAGAACGTGGGAGATTGTCACAACCACATGATCGGAGTTGGGCCAGTCCTCAACGTCTATCCCTGGAACAACGAACTTTATCTGATCAG ATACAATAACTACGATCGTGCAGTCATCAACACTGTGCCTTACGATGTTGTACATCGCTGGTACACTGCTCACCGCACACTCACCGCCGAGCTCAGGAGACCTGAAAATGAGCTGTGGGTCAAACTGAAGCCAGGCAAG GCACTCTTCATAGACAACTGGCGCGTCCTGCACGGGCGGGAAGCGTTCACAGGGTACCGCCAGCTCTGTGGCTGCTACCTGACGAGAGACGATGTGCTGAACACCGCACGCTTACTGGGACTGCAAGCCTAG